The sequence CTTGGGAAGGGGTGGAAAATAAAGAACCCATCATTGAGGAAAGTGGGAAATCGGGTACGGAACCAAAAACTGTCCCATTTCCCAAGGCCTTAGAGTCCCCGAACCAATTTCCTTATGGGAAGAAGGGATCACAACTGGAAGACATGTGGGAAACATTTAAACAGGTTAAGATTAATTTGCCCCTTATCGATACTATTAAGCAAGTCTCGTCCTACGCTAACTCTTTGAAAGACCTTTGCACTCAAAAGAGGAAGCAAAGGGCGACTTTACCCAAGAAGGTGGACCTAACCGAGCACCTAAGTGTGGTTGTCTCGGGTACACTCccacctaagtttaaggacccaGGGACTCCATTGATAGCGGTGACCGTAGGAAATATAAATGTGAAAAAGGCATTATTGGACCTAGGAGCTAGCATTAATATCTTACCCTTTTGCCTAGTTGACCAATTTGAATTAGGATTGATGAAAAGAACTGACATAATTATTCAACTAGCGGACCAATCAATCAAAACGCCTAAGGGGATGTTGGAAGATGTGATAGTAAAAGTGGAGGATTTCTATTGCCCGGTTGATTTCATAGTAATGGATATTGAACCTAGGAATAGAGATGCCCAACCCACGATAATCTTGGGGCTCCCGTTTTTGGCCACCATAAATGCCCATATAAACTGTAGAACGGGTGCCATGGATATATCATTTGAAAATAGGAAAATGAGGATTAATATCTTTAATTCTCTTCATGCCCCATATGTCCATGAATGTTATCAAGTAGACATAGTTGATGAGCAAGTGGAAAAACATGCTTCCCATTTGATAACAAATGATGTGGTGGAAGTATTTTGCTTaggtgatgaagatgatgttgaGTGTGAGGAAGTTAAGGCAGTTGAGTTGGGCATAGCAAGTACAATGGACTCTAGGTTACCACCTTGGACTCATAAATATGAGCCATTACCTAAGTCCATAGACACCAACACAAAACCTTCGTTAGAGTCACCACCGACCCTTGAGCTTAAACCGTTACCCTCTCGTTTAAAGTATGCATTCTTGGGTACTAACGGCACTTTGCCAGTTATTATTGCTTCAGATTTGACAGGTGTGCAGGAAAAAGCTTTAATGGAGGTGCTTCATAAGTACAAGGCTGTGGTGGGATGGACTATAGCAGATTTGAAAGGGATAAGTCCCTCAGTGTGTATGCATCGTATAGTGACAGATCTGGAGGTTAAACATGCTCGTGACATGCGACACAGGTTAAACCCGAACATGCAGGAAGTTGTAAAGAAATAGGTTCTTAAGTGGTTAGATGCATGGATTATTTTCCCTATTTCGGATAGTTAGTGGGTGAGTCCCACTCAAATAGTGCCAAAGAAAGCTGGGATCATGGTCATG comes from Rutidosis leptorrhynchoides isolate AG116_Rl617_1_P2 chromosome 4, CSIRO_AGI_Rlap_v1, whole genome shotgun sequence and encodes:
- the LOC139842472 gene encoding uncharacterized protein; protein product: MWETFKQVKINLPLIDTIKQVSSYANSLKDLCTQKRKQRATLPKKVDLTEHLSVVVSGTLPPKFKDPGTPLIAVTVGNINVKKALLDLGASINILPFCLVDQFELGLMKRTDIIIQLADQSIKTPKGMLEDVIVKVEDFYCPVDFIVMDIEPRNRDAQPTIILGLPFLATINAHINCRTGAMDISFENRKMRINIFNSLHAPYVHECYQVDIVDEQVEKHASHLITNDVVEVFCLGDEDDVECEEVKAVELGIASTMDSRLPPWTHKYEPLPKSIDTNTKPSLESPPTLELKPLPSRLKYAFLGTNGTLPVIIASDLTGVQEKALMEVLHKYKAVVGWTIADLKGISPSVCMHRIVTDLEVKHARDMRHRLNPNMQEVVKK